From Glycine max cultivar Williams 82 chromosome 11, Glycine_max_v4.0, whole genome shotgun sequence, the proteins below share one genomic window:
- the LOC100797963 gene encoding probable CDP-diacylglycerol--inositol 3-phosphatidyltransferase 2, whose protein sequence is MAKKPGPRSSKLSVYLYIPNIIGYIRVLLNCFAFSQCLSNKILFSILYFLSFVCDAVDGWCARKFNQVSTFGAVLDMVTDRISTACLLVVLSQLYKPGLSFLSLLALDIASHWLQMYSTFLTGKTSHKDVKDSSSWLFRAYYGNRMFMAYCCVSCEVLYLILFYLAENQTEKLVDVISSNLQKISFLSLLMGTSLFGWAVKQIINVIQMKTAADACVLYDIEKEHKN, encoded by the exons ATGGCCAAGAAACCAGGACCAAGATCCAGTAAATTGTCAGTGTACCTTTACATTCCTAATATAATTG GATACATCCGGGTTCTTTTAAACTGTTTTGCCTTCTCCCAATGTTTATCAAACAAAATCTTATTCTCTATTCTGTATTTTTTAAG CTTTGTATGTGATGCTGTTGATGGCTGGTGTGCCCGCAAATTTAATCAAG TGTCAACCTTTGGAGCTGTGCTGGACATGGTAACAGACAG AATTAGCACTGCTTGTCTACTTGTAGTCCTTTCCCAACTGTACAA GCCTGGCCTTAGCTTCTTGTCATTGCTCGCTTTAGATATTGCCAGCCACTGGCTGCAAATGTACAG CACTTTCTTGACGGGAAAGACTAGTCATAAAGATGTAAAAGACAGCAGCAGCTGGCTTTTCAGGGCATACTATGGAAATAGGATGTTTATGGCTTACTGCTGTGTCTCATGTGAG GTTCTTTACTTAATCCTGTTTTATCTTGCCGAGAATCAAACAGAGAAACTGGTAGAC GTTATATCAAGTAATTTACAAAAGATATCAttcctttctcttctaatgggtACTAGTTTATTTGGATGGGCAGTCAAgcaaattataaatgttatcCAG
- the LOC100789863 gene encoding probable BOI-related E3 ubiquitin-protein ligase 3, with product MSIQAQWYPNNNSASPFCNNGYCAGGLIDSHINFQAKNHFQQQQQLSEQHLRELYNGSQGIVDPNLHVYNSEAVNSPVFAVQLEKQWEEIDQYMKSEDEKLRYMIGEHGKQQVIALLKKLESRSLNVLREKDEEIAQAIKKRVELEDYLRKLEAENMKWQKVAQEKEIMALSLYKTLEEMTESGNFLNNGVVPNDAVSFCGETGGKEEEMGEEATSEKEKKRIECCGEFEQNTRGRGVMVCKSCHSRSSSFLFLPCRHLSCCKVCNAFLEACPVCRTPKKATIELRL from the exons ATGTCCATTCAAGCTCAGTGGTATCCAAATAATAATTCTGCTTCTCCATTCTGCAACAATGGTTATTGCGCTGGTGGGCTTATTGACTCCCATATCAATTTCCAAGcgaaaaatcattttcaacagCAACAACAGCTATCAGAACAGCATTTGAGAGAGTTATATAATGGGAGTCAAGGAATTGTTGATCCAAATCTTCATGTTTATAATTCAGAAGCCGTGAATTCTCCTGTGTTTGCTGTTCAGCTTGAGAAGCAATGGGAAGAGATTGATCAGTACATGAAATCCGAG GATGAGAAATTGAGATATATGATAGGAGAGCATGGGAAACAACAAGTGATAGCATTGTTGAAAAAACTGGAATCTCGTTCACTCAATGTCTTAAgggaaaaagatgaagaaattgCGCAAGCTATAAAGAAAAGGGTAGAGTTGGAAGACTATTTAAGGAAGCTAGAGGCAGAAAATATGAAGTGGCAAAAAGTGGCCCAAGAGAAGGAAATCATGGCATTGTCCCTCTATAAAACATTGGAGGAAATGACAGAAAGTGGCAATTTTTTGAACAACGGGGTGGTGCCAAATGATGCAGTGTCCTTTTGTGGCGAAACTGGGGGGAAAGAAGAAGAGATGGGAGAAGAAGCAACatcagagaaagagaaaaaacgtATAGAATGTTGTGGTGAGTTTGAACAGAATACGAGAGGAAGAGGAGTAATGGTTTGTAAAAGCTGTCATTCTAGGAGCTCGAGCTTTCTGTTTCTCCCATGCAGACACCTTTCTTGCTGCAAAGTTTGCAACGCTTTCCTCGAGGCTTGCCCCGTTTGCAGAACACCAAAGAAGGCTACCATTGAGTTGAGACTTTGA